The segment AGAGATGCGTTGTCCTGTCCATCTCTGCATAGGTCAAGAAGCCATCGCAACAGGTGTTTGTGCCAACCTTACGCCCACAGATGCAGTGTTCAGTGGTCATCGTGCCCATGGACATTACCTAGCCATGGGTGGCGATCTGAAGGCATTTTGGGCAGAAATGTATGGCAAAGCCACCGGTTGCTGTCGAGGCAAGGGCGGATCCATGCACCTGATTGATTTGAATGCTGGCTTTATAGGATCCACACCGATCGTGGCCAGCACCATCCCCATTGCCGTTGGAGCCGCTTTCGCTGCCAAGATGCAAGGGCTGAATAAAGTCGTCGTCATTTTCTTTGGAGAAGGAGCGGCTGAAGAGGGAGTCTTCCACGAAAGCATGAACTTTGCTGTCTTGAAGCAGTTGCCCGTGATTTTTGTCTGTGAAAACAACTTCTATTCGGTCTACACACCCCTAGCCGAACGTCAGCCCCCCGATCGTCAGCTATCAGTTCTAGCGCAAGGGTATGGAATGCC is part of the Cyanobacteriota bacterium genome and harbors:
- a CDS encoding thiamine pyrophosphate-dependent dehydrogenase E1 component subunit alpha — encoded protein: MNRCQELEMQPVPPDLMKQMFFNMLRVRRVEEKIVELYPEQEMRCPVHLCIGQEAIATGVCANLTPTDAVFSGHRAHGHYLAMGGDLKAFWAEMYGKATGCCRGKGGSMHLIDLNAGFIGSTPIVASTIPIAVGAAFAAKMQGLNKVVVIFFGEGAAEEGVFHESMNFAVLKQLPVIFVCENNFYSVYTPLAERQPPDRQLSVLAQGYGMPGSLGDGNNLQAVYTLAHEAVQRARQGNGPSFLEFTTYRWREHCGPNYDNHIGYRTEAEYLEWRQRCPVEQTQADLMAQGILTPAALDTVERQIQEELEAAIAFAKTSPFPEPHTLFDHIYAERVA